tgaactgttgtgttcttccttcaaagtgcaagttttaggttctaatgttaagggggaatagtattcaccctgtttaataacttgtgctttcagttcagtctttttcttgcttagaactattgtgtggttttggcatcatcaaaaatggggaaattgttgggaactaaatgaaatatcctaatcctagttttgatgataccaaaatcaataggtttcaattgtaatagactagaactgttcgaactcaagtgttagagttctttatctagtttaggtgttgttctgaagactgaagactgaagactaaagatgCCGACTGAAGTAACgaataaggcaaagtcaaatattggtatttgacttatcagtcgaaggatcggtttcgactgattacttaatgcgtgccacgtggattcagcggactgatactaatgtcaagtatcagttaaacattcttcctcggactgaacctccaacgttcaaaggaagccatgcactccagaagtatagccgcattaaatgcagagatctcaggatcgtcctttctctgtagaggccattccttttggtgattaccttttcagagatgtcgcatctcctgctcttcaaagtagtcgttctcaccaaacaaggaacctcgaagattgaagcctcagcccaagtttaaattctctaacggaagaaatcttgaagaccatctccgccaacggatctattcaagacgtctccaataaatagcgctcgaggatcacttcaatcttcaccgattcaacaacataagctgaaacgctgccaaatttgttactcagctaaaccaagcctccccaaagtttgaatcaaagaagagaatcacaaagccaaaaatcagtcactgctgattacatacattctcttagaccttaggcaaatattgtatatccaaagcctaggtaaaactgactgcaaagaacttgtcaTTTGTGGTTTAggtggcaagttttcaaacctctcttcaaccaaCCAAATTGAGTATTTGTGTCAAAAAGGAGTTTAGAccggtgttctgtctccgtgaggtcttAGTGTCCAGTGTgagctaggagtgagaaatctaaccaggtgtgttggtactgaagatacgatcttcagtcgtctcgatttgtgtgcacccgcaagcacacgttcaggtttgttgtgcacccgtaagcactagcatcggtttgcagtgcacccgtaagcacttgtccagtgaagttgttagtctgatcaaccgaccgtggatgtaggaagtgttttccgaaccacgtaaaaatctctgtgttatttacagctttcagtacttacATTCTTACTTGCGCTCTTAtcttcttaaactgaaaactgattaattgcaaagagaaacttaacgaCTGACAACGTgtacaggctatttcgaaacaaagttTTTAACTGCGTGTGTTaccagtctaactgatctatcttctgatagtcagtaagattcttAACATAtatctgtttatcaaactcgattgaagccttacgtgtatcagttaaagtctttgacttaactaataactccttactgaagagtattcagtatcagtcgtcaaccttgttttaacaaaactcttttcagtaaacaggttgagtcagtttgtgtttgaagtttcgtttttaACTCGGATAAAAATAGCTTATAGGTGTAgtcctcccccccatacacctattcaagaccCTCCAGACCTAACAGCAGGTTATTATTTTACAACTCCATTTATTTACTAACTAACATTTCCATATTGTATAGAATCAAGAAGGACCGTGCAGATTGCTGGATACTCAAAGGCCTACGCAGACTTAGCTGGCGCCAAGAAGTTCCTTCCTATGCAGACTTAGTTGACATCGAAGAGTTGTTCCTACGCAGACTCAGTTGGCATCGAAGAGTCCTTCCTGCGCGGATTCAGCAGATATCAAGAAGGTTCCTCCCGCGCAGACTTCATTCAGGGAAAGGCTGCGCAGATTAATTGAGCTCTACTGGTAGTCGGAAAAGCCGCAAATCCGTTAGTGGAAGGACGAATCGCAAAAGATAACGACGGCCACCAACTTTTCTGCATGAGGAGTACGTGAGATATCAAAAAGACTATTGTACCCTTCTTCTTTGTAAACTCTATAAATACCCGTGTAGTTCATTGTAAAGAGGAGGATTTTGGAGAAATAAAAGTATAagtattcttcgtgttcttcAAGGCTCTTTACTTCCTGAATCGTCTTGGTGCTCCTGAGTTTTGACTATTCAGGTTCTTACTTCTCTATTAATCTGTTATTAGGATATGGTAGAGGTTTTTGTTTCACCAGTatcatttaaaattattatttttattttatttataaatataataattaaattcatatcaattttatataaatataagaatattttttatatattgcaCACGGTGTAAATTagtaaattgaaattttaaaatcaattacTCCATGCTACATTTGCTCATCACCTCTGAAGAATAATATTTTGCATTTAATTTACATTTGCTCATCACCTCTGAAGAATAATATTTTGCATTTAATTTATAATGAACTAATTCACATTTTAAGCACTAATCATGATAATTCATGTACTGATCACGATAAGCAAAATTCAATCACGATAAGCAAATTTTAAGAACAATgctacatttttatattttgttaattCAAGTCTAAACACGATaagcaaaatttaaattttaagcaACATATATAGGGCACATTGacctttttcatttttgtctctTCACggtctaatttatattttcttgttcaattttttttttcttttcatgtaTTACCACTtcaatttatgttttctttttattctccACCTCCATTAAATATTGAGGTTAACAATTTTATAGTAATAACACACTATAACTACCAGCCCACACATTAAATAGTGGGGTGTGAATTAGTGCGTGCGTGAATGTGAGTGTGAGTTAGTTCGTGCGTGAATgtgagtattaatttatttataacctTTATATTAcgtatattttcaaaattgccactcaaatcaattttaaattagtttgaaatcaattttaaattgaaaattgcctttttaatatagtactagcatttgcatttgaaaacatttttaaattttatatttatataaaattaatactaattcaattattatacttataaatataataaaaaattaaatttaattgaatgtatttgaattgaatatggAAAAAAAATCGGGTAGGATTACCGATCCGACCCGATTTACATTCATACGTGAGAACAGAATCCAAGCCATATAAATATAGTACTAGTATATAGGTTCGTTGACGATATGCTTTCGAGTGGGAACCTAGCGAGAtagatcaacggctgagatgCATCTAATGCTAATCCATTAATCAAAATCTCTCACGCCACTCTCTCCATTTTCTTGCACTTTCAAAACCCCTCTTTTTCTGGATTCCAATTTTTGAGAATTCGAATTGATAATTTCCATCGAGCAGTTTCCCTCTCCCTATTTGTTTGTTGTGTCTTGTGTGTATGCCCGATGTCCCTTGTTACGTAGTCTCCTGAAGAATTCTCTCTTTCACCAGGTATTACTTTCAAATTTTGATCGGGATTTTTTCTGTGTATATTTGGATGATCGTAGTTTTTAGTTAGTGCTTTTGATGATATGCTGACCGGTGTATTGGCGGATTTCTGATTTATATCTGGACTGGTTAGGGTTTAAAGTTCCACCGATTTTTGGTGTGGGGGTTTTAGCATTTGATATTTGGTGATTTGCGAGCGCGAGTTTTTTTATTTGTCAGTTATTCTAGTCAGAATCCCCGGGCAACTTGTTGTTTGGGCTACTCATGGTTAGAACTACACCGAGCTTCAAATTGATTCAATATTAGTTTTTCCGATACAAGTTTTAATGgatgaaattcatatttaatagtttaatttcctaactttttcttcatgtctGTATAAAGTCCTTTACATTGTAATTTTTCCCACATGTCTGATTTCTCTGGGTTCTGATTTAGTAATTTCAATTGTCTATCTTTCCATTTGCACGAATGTCTTGTAATGAGTCAACTTGGTAGGCTGGTAGCAGTAATTTCTTCATTGTCTTGAATGTTACTTCTTCTCTTTCCTGTCAATATCAACTTAACTACTTTCCTATGCACGCAGTAGGAGATGAGTGGAATATCCATAGGTCATTCGCATCCTAGACCTTGCTCGGGAAAGAAAACATTGAGAAGGTGCAGGAAGAACAAAGAAGCTGATAAAGTAATACTGATAGATGTCGATTCTGAAATTTGTGACAATGTTGTTATCATTGACATTCCTGAATCTTTGCCAAAGAGAAACGAAGACTCAAGCATGCTCAAGAAAGATGAGAAGTGGTCGTTCAGGAATGTTATAAACATTGATGATGACGAGACCCCTGATAATAGCTATCATTTTGGTGCAAAAAATGCCAGGTTCTCCGCTAGCACCTCTTTGAACAGAGAATCTTTTCGTATCGCTGAGGACTTCGCAGATTCCACAGAAACTTCTGGTGAAGATTGCCAATTTGTTCAAGACAGTGCAACACCAGTTAGGTTATCAAAATGCAAGCGTACGTACTCTGGGAAAGCTTCCACAAGTAACCGCTATGGTTTGGATATTGACTCAGAATGCGATCTATCTGAGAATGATTATCCTGACTGTGAGTTGGTGGAAGATTTTTCTGGAAAGTTTCAAGAGTTGTGGGAAAAAGCTGTCTCCAGGAGAAGGAAAGATACTCACAACGTTCATTCAGGTATTAGATTCAGGGGTCATGATAGTGCCTCAAGTTTTATTGATGAGGACCTCCAAAATGCTGAATCAAAAATAGCAACTAGGCACCATGACGAGGCGTCACTTTTTCAAACTACAGGGAAATCCAAAAGTAGAAACGGTGGTTCTTCTCCTGTTAGAACAGAAAAGGATGAATTTGGTTTCACCCATTTTTCTGATAATGCTGTGAATGATCGAGAATACGGTGCACATGGAAAATCTAAATCTCAAGCCAAATGTCGTCCTTCAATCCATAATCAGCAGGCTGATTGCCCAGATTGTGAGCCAGGAAGTTCCATCAGTCACACTGAAAGAAGTAAACATCCAGCTTCATCAAACTTCTCTTGCCAGGAGGAGccaaataagaaattaaatcaTCCTATATCTACTGCTGGGGACAAGGTAAATTCTAAAGAGAATAAGGATGGTCAGCCGCACACAGATATCGTATGCAGTTTACCTCCTGAGGATGCCTGTTTAATTAGTGAACGTGAAAAGCTCAAGGAAACGGATGAATACAAAAGGGCGATGGAGGAAGAATGGGCTTCCCGACAGCAAGCACTGCAGATCCAGGTTTATAATCTTCACTTATCTGCTCTGTGCATTTCTAAGTAAAGTATTATCTGATGGTTAGGTTGTGTGAAAATTCTAGCACCTTGATTATTCAATGCACAGCttggatttttatttctttctacaGATTACTATGAAGTTGTTTCATATGTTCCTGTTTGGAATAAGTGATGGACTTAACTGTtagatttttattatttgtaaaGATTTTTTGTATATCATGTGCTTGCTTTTATGCTTTTAGGCTGAAGAAGCACAACGTGAACGGAGATTGCGGAAGAGAAGAAAAGCTGAAAGCATGCGTATGTTGGATATGGAAAGAAGACAAAAGCAACGCTTAGAGGAAATGCGGAGTATTAAGAAGAAGGTCCGTGGAATTGCATATTATACTATTACATACTCTCTTAAAGTATTTATTGTGTGAATTTTTCTGTAGAgaataattaagtaatttttaattttaggatGAGGAAAATATGAACTTGAAGGATACAATTCGTGCCGAAGTTCGAAATCAGCTCAAGAAAATGGAAGTTGGGTGCCAGAATATGGCTTCACTGTTGCATTTGTTGGGTATTGAGGTGGGAAGTTGGCCAAATCCATCCCCACAAGAGGTTAGTACTAGTTGCTCTATATTTTACCTTGTTGTACTCACATTGTCTTTTACTTGGAAAAAGCAAAAAAACTGCCATTTTTTTGTTTGTCTGCATGCTAACTTTAAATTGGTTTCTAGCTTCCAACATAAGTACTTAGTACTCACATTTTGGAAAATTTTTGATACCCTGTCCCATGATTTGGCATAAACATCTGATTGGTGGGTTAGTGATAATCTCTTGAAATCGAGTCCTCTAACAAGGATTCGAAGTGTCCATATAGCCATAGAATGGTTTGAATGGGCTGCTGTTTTATTTCAGCAATGGGGGACAAGctaattattaaattgaggtttattataaagtgaaaaagaaaaaacatcccttgaaagcacaagatgcagactaagggcacaaaacttaaaaagcgaaggagaacaactcaaaaaggaaagtcaggatcattatccaaatcatccgaccaacgcctatggacgacattattcattgcaatcatactaggcctattggttacgtcaaccacaaactccaTCGGTTTGTtacccatttcttccgcattcctgagacgatTTTTAATACATccttccggaattgcatgtataggctctcgtccctttaccgagccctttggacgaccacgtccgcgcttctgctctgagagcaactgcatcccctgattaacttgctcctctaacctaataatacgactcgccatgtcatccggagaagaaatggatttattatcaaaatcaacttccttaatcggcgaattaacccgctggctcgctgaatcttctgccccaactaTCGGTTGTTGCTCTACCACAGCTCCACTATTCGTTCCAgaatccaactccaaagttcccTCTACATTCGAGCCCTCTTTATCACTAGCCTTGTCCGTGTGAGGCGACCCATCATTTTCTTCCTCATGTAAAGGCTCTGCTTCATAATTGGAGTCCGCAATGATAGTCTCATCCACTTCCTCATCCCCATCCTCATCTAGCGCTTGATATCGGTTAGTATCCCCCGCCAGAGGGAGATCATTTTTCTTAGCCGCGTCTAGAAGATCAGGACCTGATAGAGGTTTAAGAATATCAACTTTGGGCTGCCATGCAGGAGTCGGACCCTCTcccttatcaagattcttcacaACCATAGCAGGAGCCTCAGTGATCTTTTGCTTGCTCGTGGCCCTATCAGCTCTCCGGCATTTATCCGTTGAATGACCTGTAAGTTTACAACGCGAGCAAAAAAGGGGcatagattcaaaaccaaactcaatgtagaacgatctatcgccgtcatcaatgtacatcgagttgagaataggcaaagccatgtCAAGTTCCACCAAAACCCGCGCAAAGTGTCCCACATGACCAGTTGCGGAGGCATTATCAATTCGCATAGGATGACCAAGCACACGACCTATACCAGCAATAATCACCGGAGTCCATAACTCCACAGGGAGATAATATATCCGAACCCATACCTGAGCCAGAGACGACACTTCCTTATACGGATCGAAATACCTAGTCCATTCACGGAAGCGTACGTGGCCGATTGACAGTTGGAGAAAAGAACTCCCTTTAGCTTTCTTTTTTGCTTCCATCGTCAAAAATTTAACAACGAAGAATCCCTTAGCCATGGGCACCAGTTGACAGTCGGCGCACTGCCATATGGTTCGAAGTTCATGAGAGAGGTCGGCGAACGTGCGTGGCTTGTCCCCTTTACGTTGGATAAGTCTACCGATTAGTGCAAATTGAAACTCTTCCAACTTTGTTTGATATTCCGATTTGGGCACTGAGAGGGTGACAACCTCTCCTTCTCGCTGTATTTGAAGGCCTCGGAGGCCATACGCTGCAACATCCGGCTTCTTAAGGGATTTGGGTTGGACTTTATCAGCTACTTTGGCAGCGAAAGAAACAGCCGGAGCAGAACCCGACACCTGCGCTACTGAAGTCGGCAGCGGCTGTATCAAACCAGGGATGGCCTGGTGAGGCTCACCGATCAAACTCTGCGCCGGTGAAAAACCCGATGAGCGCTGCCCAACAGCCACTGCGCCGGAAGAATAACCCGACTTTATGAGAGGCGGGTGCTGAGACGGAACATTGGCAGGGGACTGAGATCGAGACCTGTCAAAATTAGAAGAGACCAGGGGAAGATTGAGGCCCCCCTTGTCACGATGGACTTCCGGCGAACTCGAATCCATCACCGGCAGGAAGCGCCGGTGGAGAGTCTGGAGTCGCGGCCGGTCGGAGAAGAGCCCTCGCGGTGGGAGAGTCTGGAATCGGTGAAGAGCCCTCGCCGGTGGAGAGTTTGGAGTCTGGATCGGAGTAGAGCCCTCGCGGTGAGAAGAGCCCTCTGGATCGGCAGGCCCGTCGTGCTATCAGCGCCGCCCACCGGATCGAGAATCCGAGCAGATGAGAGACCGTCCTGGAGTCGCGGCCGGCTGGAGAAGAGCATTCGCGGTGGGGAGTCTGGATCGGCAACTGGACGCCTGGATCGCGGCGTGCTCTCGGCGGCGCTGTGCAGGTGACGCTGGTTCGTTCCAGAGTACTGCGCAGCAGCGGTCTTGTGCAGGTGCAGTAGCTGCGCTGGAGAGGAAAACACCGGCGCCGATGGCCGGTTGGAAGAGCACCGGTCGCCGGAGGGCCTGGAGGCGTGAAGCGTGAAGGCCGGACTCAAGAGTCAAAAAGCCACAACTCGGCGTGCTGCCAAAGTCGCGGCGTGCTGCCAAAAGCAATGGGGGACAAGCTAAAAGTAGGTGAAACTTGCATTAAATATGTGATTTTTAATATCTTGTTATAATAGCCTTTGAAGGGGCTGAAAAGATTAACAACTTGCCGATGATCATTCAATTGCTTTAGAGGCTCTTTATAGCATCCATATGGAAATTTTGGCCGGACTATGCCTTATAATTATGAAGCTGGAGGCATATCATAGTGTGAAGATAAGTGAAGTAATGAACCAACTCGGAAGATGCAGATACTGCACAATATCTCCATATTGGAAAGGCAGTGGTGGTACTATATGGAAGATAGGAGGGACATCCCAAGCCTAGGCTTTTTCCTTAGAGGTCTTTCTGCCCATTTCTCGTGATATACCTTCTGGGTGGTGGGAATAGTGGGAAAACTTATTTTGACTCCATAAGCAAGGTTTTAAAATGCGTTTTAAGCCTCAAGGCGGTCCGAGGCGACCTTGGCTTATTCATAAAACTAGGATGAAAAGTATAAATATTACTTCCTCTGTCCCATAAGAGAgtgcatttttcatttttggacactacacTACATAACACTACAAGAAAGTGGGTCTCatctccactcataatacacTCACCCGTGCCACCGAAAGTGATGCACACTCGTAAGGGACAGAAGGATTATAATAAAGCACATAGAAACATAGCAAATATatgaaaacacaaaaaaaaatataagttcttaACTCCTTATTTTAAGTTTAGGTTTCTGCCAGATTTTTCTTTAGGTTTTAGCATTTAGGaggtattttttttgtttctcttCCTTTGATTTACTAATTTGGTCTGCTTTTTAACAGCCCACTTCAAATTGAGACTAAACTCATAAAGCCCATCTATTTTTGGACTTTCAAAGCCGAAAAAATAGGTAGAAAAAAAGAATTACAGCCCTACCGTGAAGAATGCGCCTTGTTCGCACCAGGTGAGGTGCCGCCTCAAGTGTGCTTTCTGGGCGCCTCTCACCGACATATGTGCCTCACGAAAGTTATTAA
The genomic region above belongs to Salvia miltiorrhiza cultivar Shanhuang (shh) chromosome 5, IMPLAD_Smil_shh, whole genome shotgun sequence and contains:
- the LOC131024466 gene encoding uncharacterized protein LOC131024466, encoding MSGISIGHSHPRPCSGKKTLRRCRKNKEADKVILIDVDSEICDNVVIIDIPESLPKRNEDSSMLKKDEKWSFRNVINIDDDETPDNSYHFGAKNARFSASTSLNRESFRIAEDFADSTETSGEDCQFVQDSATPVRLSKCKRTYSGKASTSNRYGLDIDSECDLSENDYPDCELVEDFSGKFQELWEKAVSRRRKDTHNVHSGIRFRGHDSASSFIDEDLQNAESKIATRHHDEASLFQTTGKSKSRNGGSSPVRTEKDEFGFTHFSDNAVNDREYGAHGKSKSQAKCRPSIHNQQADCPDCEPGSSISHTERSKHPASSNFSCQEEPNKKLNHPISTAGDKVNSKENKDGQPHTDIVCSLPPEDACLISEREKLKETDEYKRAMEEEWASRQQALQIQAEEAQRERRLRKRRKAESMRMLDMERRQKQRLEEMRSIKKKDEENMNLKDTIRAEVRNQLKKMEVGCQNMASLLHLLGIEVGSWPNPSPQEVQAAYKKALLTFHPDRASRSDIRKLVEAEEKFKLINRMKEKFPPPLCA